The Gemmatimonadaceae bacterium genome has a window encoding:
- a CDS encoding creatininase family protein translates to MSQMPAADGVNSPRRLKLMRPAEVAESIERDPRLIVPVGTCEQHGQHMPLGADSLIVERLAYDLSVESGVLVAPTIEYGVNVETERGYPGNASLRKKTLHRVLNDLIDTWESTGIREFILLTSHEHDPHLEALSTVITSGARVRVVDVLSVDFSDLLEGQTEPMHGDEVDTSLLLYIAPELVATDRAQDYMMSNDEVRRYRRGWLRVPRASPGSIGRPSLASAEKGRAIYQRIYTRIRDRIFVAPRVEA, encoded by the coding sequence ATGAGTCAGATGCCCGCCGCGGACGGCGTCAACTCGCCGCGCCGTCTCAAGTTGATGCGCCCCGCCGAAGTCGCCGAGTCGATCGAGCGCGACCCGCGCCTGATCGTGCCCGTGGGCACCTGCGAACAGCACGGGCAGCACATGCCGCTCGGCGCCGATTCGCTCATCGTCGAGCGGTTGGCCTACGACCTGTCGGTGGAATCCGGCGTACTCGTCGCGCCGACGATCGAGTACGGCGTGAATGTCGAGACCGAGCGCGGTTACCCCGGCAACGCGTCGCTCCGGAAGAAGACGCTTCACCGAGTTCTCAACGACCTCATCGACACCTGGGAATCGACCGGCATTCGCGAGTTCATTCTGCTCACGTCGCACGAGCACGATCCGCATCTGGAAGCGCTCTCGACGGTCATCACGTCGGGCGCGCGCGTGCGGGTCGTCGACGTCTTGAGCGTGGATTTCAGTGACCTGCTCGAGGGGCAAACCGAACCGATGCACGGCGACGAAGTCGACACCTCGCTGTTGTTGTACATCGCGCCCGAGCTCGTCGCCACGGACCGCGCGCAGGATTATATGATGTCCAACGACGAGGTGCGACGTTACAGGCGCGGTTGGCTGCGCGTCCCGCGAGCGAGTCCGGGATCGATCGGCCGCCCCTCGCTGGCCTCGGCGGAGAAGGGCCGAGCGATCTATCAACGGATCTA